One genomic region from Afipia felis ATCC 53690 encodes:
- a CDS encoding TrbC/VirB2 family protein, translated as MRRSMSRWPIAGTLLMMGIADASAQSSGGTLQPVQSTLTQLVSALTGPIATALATLAVIACGFFAWSGRLTWGIAGSVIFGIVLVFGSAQIVQFFQSAVGQ; from the coding sequence ATGAGGAGATCGATGTCGCGTTGGCCCATCGCCGGGACGCTCTTGATGATGGGCATCGCCGACGCGTCAGCGCAGTCCAGCGGCGGAACGCTGCAACCGGTGCAGTCGACGTTGACGCAACTGGTGTCGGCGCTGACCGGGCCGATAGCGACCGCGCTTGCGACACTTGCCGTCATCGCCTGCGGTTTCTTCGCCTGGTCCGGTCGACTGACCTGGGGCATCGCCGGCAGCGTCATCTTCGGCATCGTGCTGGTGTTCGGCTCAGCGCAAATCGTCCAGTTCTTCCAATCGGCGGTCGGGCAATGA
- a CDS encoding type IV secretion system protein VirB3, with translation MTEDDLEEPLITPLVKALTRAPTLMGVPYMYFMFNGVVSSVCFLISHNLFMLLVAIPLHLFGFVMTLRDDRIFEILFVKSTKCPPRSRAFWAADSYSA, from the coding sequence ATGACAGAAGACGACCTCGAGGAACCGCTGATCACGCCGCTCGTCAAGGCGTTGACGCGCGCGCCGACGCTGATGGGCGTCCCGTACATGTATTTCATGTTCAACGGCGTGGTTTCGAGCGTGTGCTTCTTGATCTCTCACAATCTCTTCATGCTGCTGGTGGCGATCCCGCTGCACCTGTTCGGCTTCGTCATGACGCTGCGGGACGACCGCATCTTCGAAATCCTCTTCGTCAAATCCACCAAATGTCCGCCCCGGTCGCGCGCCTTCTGGGCCGCGGACAGCTACTCTGCGTGA
- a CDS encoding VirB4 family type IV secretion system protein encodes MVARALLDELTYGGVSRRERPVASHVPYTRHVDDNIIKTRDGLVLTILKLDGYSFETSDMSEVNARLLGRNDVIRTLANSRFALAAHIVRREVQPRIESTFDNPLCRELDERYDAALSQRRMFVNDIYLTIVRRPLQGQAGTFDVMLTRLLGRKDEAGESVAVQTALTELRDAATAVRENLAGYGARQLGVVRREGVWFSEPLEFLVQLINGGLPRPMHLPRMNIADALSMKRIFFGRNAIEIRGAGPQDTRFGAMVSIRDYPAQTGPGSFDNLLRVPHEFIATQTFAIVDRPEAAKQIDRVSRQVDMSDEAGSIVAEHLDGARDELLASEAIYGEHHMTVMCLGRDLPEVGAAVTAVGAALTDRSVIWTREDLNCEPAFWAQLPGNFQYIARKAVISSKNFAGFTSLHNYPSGRPDGNHWGPAISVFETTSQTAYYYNHHVRDIGNFTVVGPTGSGKTVFLSFIAAQTQRVQPRPKLLFVDKDRGAEIFIRALGGQYETLVPGEPTGFNPLSLPDSAPNREFLYQLFAFMLRPANGADLTASEEQVIRNAIAAALTGGPAGRTLKAFSTLLRGRIRAGEGDLLARLESWMRPDQRGWLFNNEEDQFSLSSVFGFDMTRVLDDPAIRTAALMYIFHRTEELLTGDPVMIFLDEGWRLLDDDVFAFFIRDKLKTIRKQNGIVGFGTQSAADIVRSKASNTLIEQTSTNIFFPNPKADDESYQKAFRLSGREVAWIRGTVPESRSFLIKHGRDSVVARLNLVNQYLIH; translated from the coding sequence ATGGTCGCGCGTGCTCTGCTCGATGAACTGACCTACGGCGGCGTGTCGCGGCGCGAGCGCCCCGTGGCGTCGCACGTGCCCTATACGCGCCACGTCGACGACAACATCATCAAGACCCGCGACGGTCTCGTCCTCACCATCCTCAAACTCGACGGGTATTCGTTCGAGACGTCCGACATGAGCGAGGTCAACGCGCGCCTGCTGGGCCGCAACGACGTCATTCGCACGCTCGCCAACTCCCGGTTCGCGCTCGCGGCCCACATCGTGCGGCGGGAGGTGCAGCCCCGCATCGAATCGACCTTCGACAATCCGCTCTGCCGCGAACTCGACGAGCGCTACGACGCGGCGCTTTCGCAGCGGCGCATGTTCGTCAACGATATCTACCTGACCATCGTGCGCCGCCCTCTGCAGGGGCAGGCCGGCACCTTCGACGTGATGCTCACCAGGCTGCTCGGCCGCAAGGACGAGGCCGGCGAGTCGGTCGCCGTGCAAACCGCCCTGACGGAGCTTCGCGACGCCGCGACGGCAGTCCGCGAAAACCTGGCCGGATACGGCGCCCGCCAGCTGGGGGTGGTGCGGCGGGAGGGGGTGTGGTTCTCCGAGCCGCTGGAGTTCCTGGTGCAGCTCATCAACGGTGGCCTCCCTCGCCCGATGCATCTGCCGCGCATGAACATCGCCGATGCGCTGTCGATGAAGCGCATCTTCTTCGGCCGCAACGCCATCGAAATCCGGGGCGCGGGACCGCAGGACACGCGCTTCGGCGCCATGGTGTCGATACGCGATTACCCGGCGCAGACCGGACCGGGCTCCTTCGACAATCTCTTGCGCGTGCCGCACGAGTTTATCGCGACGCAGACCTTCGCCATCGTCGATCGGCCCGAGGCAGCCAAGCAGATCGACCGCGTCTCGCGCCAGGTCGACATGTCGGACGAGGCCGGCTCCATCGTCGCCGAGCATCTCGACGGCGCGCGTGACGAGCTGCTCGCCTCGGAGGCGATCTACGGCGAGCACCACATGACGGTTATGTGCCTCGGCCGCGATCTGCCCGAGGTGGGGGCGGCCGTCACCGCGGTCGGCGCGGCGTTGACCGATCGCTCGGTGATCTGGACCCGGGAAGACCTGAATTGCGAGCCCGCGTTTTGGGCGCAGCTTCCCGGCAATTTCCAATACATCGCCCGCAAGGCCGTGATCTCCTCGAAGAATTTCGCCGGCTTCACCTCGCTGCACAACTATCCGAGCGGCCGGCCGGACGGCAACCACTGGGGGCCCGCGATCTCGGTCTTCGAGACGACCTCGCAGACGGCTTATTATTACAACCACCACGTCCGCGACATCGGCAACTTCACCGTGGTCGGCCCGACCGGATCTGGAAAGACGGTCTTCCTCTCCTTCATCGCGGCGCAGACGCAGCGCGTTCAGCCGCGACCGAAACTGCTGTTCGTCGACAAGGATCGCGGCGCCGAGATCTTCATCCGGGCGCTCGGCGGCCAGTATGAGACCTTGGTGCCGGGCGAGCCGACCGGCTTCAACCCGCTGTCATTGCCCGACAGCGCGCCCAACCGCGAATTCCTCTACCAGCTGTTCGCCTTCATGCTGCGGCCTGCGAACGGCGCGGACCTGACCGCGTCCGAGGAGCAGGTGATCCGCAACGCGATTGCCGCGGCGCTCACCGGCGGCCCGGCGGGCCGCACCCTGAAAGCCTTCTCGACTCTGTTGCGAGGGCGCATCAGGGCAGGGGAGGGCGATCTGCTGGCACGCCTCGAAAGCTGGATGCGCCCCGACCAGCGGGGTTGGCTGTTCAACAACGAGGAGGATCAGTTCTCGTTGTCGAGCGTGTTCGGATTCGACATGACGCGGGTGTTGGACGATCCGGCGATCCGAACCGCGGCGCTGATGTACATCTTTCACCGGACGGAGGAGCTCCTCACCGGCGATCCCGTAATGATCTTCCTCGACGAGGGATGGCGGCTCCTCGACGACGACGTCTTCGCGTTCTTCATCCGCGACAAGCTCAAGACGATCCGCAAGCAGAACGGCATCGTCGGGTTCGGCACGCAGTCAGCAGCCGACATCGTGCGATCGAAGGCGTCGAACACGCTGATCGAGCAGACGAGCACGAACATCTTCTTTCCGAATCCGAAAGCCGACGACGAGAGCTACCAGAAAGCCTTTCGCCTCTCCGGACGCGAGGTCGCCTGGATCCGCGGCACGGTCCCGGAGAGCCGCTCGTTCCTGATCAAGCACGGCCGCGACAGCGTCGTGGCACGGCTCAATCTCGTCAACCAATATCTAATACACTGA